The Armatimonadota bacterium DNA window CTCCAAAAGGGGAATAGGATGCGTTGTTCCACACCAAACCGCCGACATCGGTGACCCCCCACGATTTGGCGGGAGCGGTGGGAGTGGCAATGAGCGTCAAAATCGCGGCAAGAATCATCCGTTCGAGAATGCTACCTCTGAGAGGTTGACGCATGGGCCCGGTGGGTCGGTTCATCGGGGTACCCTTTGCATCGTGGCGATGGTGCAATCGGAACTCGATAATCTGTGTGTAAACGTAATTCGCGGCTTGGCGATAGACGCGGTGGAGAAGGCAAAGAGCGGCCATCCGGGTATGCCGATGGGATGCGCCCCGATGGCGCATGCTTTGTGGTCACGTCACCTAAAACACAATCCAAAGAACCCAAAGTGGTTCGATCGAGATCGGTTCATCTTGAGTGCTGGTCACGGCTCGATGCTGATTTACTCATTGCTTCATCTCACGGGCTACGACGTGACGATGGAAGATATCCACCAATTCCGTCAGTGGGGAAGCCGGACTCCAGGACACCCTGAAAATACCCATACGCCCGGAGTCGAAATGGCCACTGGGCCGCTTGGGCAAGGAATCAGCACATCCATCGGATTTGCGATAGCGGAGTCTTATTTGGCCGCTCGCTACAATCGGCCCGGCCACAACATTATCGATCACTTCACCTACGTGATCTGCTCCGACGGCGACCTCATGGAAGGCGTGGCGCAGGAAGCTTGCTCGCTAGCGGGCCATCTCGGCCTGGGCAAATTAATCTGCCTCTACGATGACAACAGCATCACTATCGACGGCAACACGAGTTTGAGCTTCACCGAAGACACCTCCAAAAAGTTTGAAGCGATGAACTGGCAAGTGCTTCATGTGGACGGGTTGGATATCGATCAAGTTTCGAGTGCAATCGATGCCGCGAAGTCCGAGTCCTCAAAGCCAACTTTGATCGTAGCCAAAACGATCATTGGGTTCGGAAGTCCAAACAAGGCTAATAGCGAGAAGTCGCATGGATCGCCGCTCGGCGCAGAAGAAGTCGTACTGACCAAACGTGCGCTCGGTCTGCCTGAGGATAAGACGTTCTGGATCCCAAAGGAAGTGAGCGAGCAGATGTTGGGGGCCGTCGAAACCGGTGTAGCGGCAGAAACTGCTTGGACCGAAGCGATGAAAGCGTATTCTGCCAGCTTCCCAGCCGAACATGCAGAGCTATCGAAGTTGATCTCGGGCG harbors:
- the tkt gene encoding transketolase, producing the protein MVQSELDNLCVNVIRGLAIDAVEKAKSGHPGMPMGCAPMAHALWSRHLKHNPKNPKWFDRDRFILSAGHGSMLIYSLLHLTGYDVTMEDIHQFRQWGSRTPGHPENTHTPGVEMATGPLGQGISTSIGFAIAESYLAARYNRPGHNIIDHFTYVICSDGDLMEGVAQEACSLAGHLGLGKLICLYDDNSITIDGNTSLSFTEDTSKKFEAMNWQVLHVDGLDIDQVSSAIDAAKSESSKPTLIVAKTIIGFGSPNKANSEKSHGSPLGAEEVVLTKRALGLPEDKTFWIPKEVSEQMLGAVETGVAAETAWTEAMKAYSASFPAEHAELSKLISGEASLESLLATPEFDKPVATRGANGVAVAAVGNDFAGLIGGSADLTNNVMTEIKGGGWYSPQNRAGRNIAFGIREHAMAAAANGITLHGGTRGMAGTFFVFSDYCRPSVRLAALMHIPTIFCFSHDSIGLGEDGPTHQPVEHLAACRAIPNCNVFRPADANETLVAWAIAATAKDFPSLIVTSRQNLEIHSPKFAMDHPAFKGGYVLKSAENPKLIIVATGSEVMLAMQAASSLEAEGIATRVVSLPSWFLFERQSDSYKSSVLPKSIPTLSVEAGTTMGWAKYASAHVGLDRFGASAPGPVAMDKLGFNVENVVAEAKKLFSSN